The Electrophorus electricus isolate fEleEle1 chromosome 19, fEleEle1.pri, whole genome shotgun sequence genome has a segment encoding these proteins:
- the abcf3 gene encoding ATP-binding cassette sub-family F member 3 has translation MATYVDILKSEFPEIDTEVFDYITGVLDSGGSDFEDEEEVFDAIGGVLQEVAADKNEEDVRNICLQLFNTLSLTNCHSNQRQVLLDAPVQLSQISAESGTAANDVQGIWMVKRTQSTTVDAKKLEKAEAKLRAKHERRTEKDSQKPASALVLEEASASQASSKKESRVDMSGRNRSYDIRIENFDVSFGERSLLQGAELCLASGRRYGLVGRNGLGKTTLLKMLASRSLRVPAHISTLHVEQEVAGDDTAALQSVLESDVVREELLAQERLLNAHVAAGTADGSESLRLSEIYTKLEEIEADKAPARASVILAGLGFSSKMQQQATKEFSGGWRMRLALARALFARPDLLLLDEPTNMLDVRAILWLENYLQTWQSTILVVSHDRNFLNAVATDIIHLHSQRLDSYRGDYENFIKTKEDRLKNQQREYEAQLQYREHIQVFIDRFRYNANRAAQVQSKLKLLEKLPELKPIEKESEVVLRFPDNFEKLSPPILQLDEVEFCYIPEQPLFAGLCVSADLDSRICIVGENGAGKSTLLKLLMGDLTPVSGTRHAHRNLKIGYFSQHHVDQLDLNVCSVELLLSKFPGRTEEEYRRQLGRYGISGELAMRPVASLSGGQKSRVAFAQMTMPCPNFYILDEPTNHLDMETIEALAKSLNNFKGGVVLVSHDERLIRLVCKELWVCESGRVHRIDGGFDEYKNILQEQFRREGYL, from the exons GGGTCCTGGACAGTGGCGGTTCAGATtttgaggatgaagaggaagtCTTCGATGCCATTGGTGGTGTTCTCCAGGAGGTAGCGGCGGACAAAAATGAAGAAGACGTGCGGAACATCTGTCTTCAGTTGTTTAACACGCTCAGCCT GACTAACTGCCACTCGAACCAAAGGCAGGTGCTGCTTGATGCTCCGGTACAGCTGTCTCAGATCTCCGCAGAGTCTG GAACGGCTGCTAACGATGTGCAGGGCATCTGGATGGTGAAGAGAACCCAGAGCACG ACCGTGGATGCCAAGAAGCTGGAAAAGGCGGAGGCCAAGTTACGTGCCAAGCATGAGCGGAGAACGGAGAAGGACTCGCAGAAACCAGCAAGTGCGCT GGTCCTGGAAGAGGCTTCTGCCAGCCAGGCTAGCAGTAAGAAGGAGAGTCGCGTGGACATGTCTGGCAGGAATCGCAGTTACGACATCCGGATAGAAAACTTTGACGTGTCTTTTGGTGAGAG atccCTACTCCAGGGGGCAGAGCTGTGTCTGGCCAGCGGCCGCAGGTACGGCCTGGTGGGCCGCAACGGCCTGGGTAAGACCACGCTGCTGAAGATGCTGGCCAGCCGCAGCCTGCGCGTGCCCGCCCACATCTCCACCCTGCACGTGGAGCAGGAGGTGGCGGGCGACGACACAGCCGCTCTGCAGAGCGTGCTGGAAAGCGACGTCGTCCGCGAGGAGCTGCTCGCCCAGGAGCGCCTGCTCAACGCCCACGTGGCTGCTGGGAC AGCGGACGGGTCCGAAAGCCTACGACTGTCGGAGATCTACACAAAACTGGAAGAGATTGAAGCAGATAAGGCCCCAGCCAG AGCTTCAGTAATCCTTGCAGGATTAGGATTTTCatccaaaatgcagcagcaagcCACCAA AGAGTTTTCTGGCGGCTGGAGAATGAGATTAGCACTAGCACGAGCCCTCTTTGCCAG GCCTGACCTTTTGTTACTGGATG AGCCTACAAACATGTTGGACGTCCGAGCCATTCTGTGGTTAGAGAATTATTTACAA acGTGGCAGTCGACCATCCTTGTTGTGTCCCACGACCGGAACTTCCTGAACGCCGTTGCAACTGACATCATCCACTTGCACTCACAAAGGCTGGACAGTTACCGTGGCGATTATGAGAACTTTATCAAAACAAAAGAGGATAGGTTGAAGAACCAGCAGCGAGAGTATGAGGCGCAATTACAATACAGAGAACATATACAG gtgttCATTGACAGATTCAGATACAACGCCAACAGAGCTGCACAGGTGCAGAGCAAACTAAAGCTTCTGGAGAAACT CCCTGAACTTAAGCCCATAGAAAAGGAATCTGAAGTAGTGTTACG ATTTCCTGATAACTTTGAGAAGCTGTCCCCTCCAATACTGCAGTTGGATGAAGTGGAGTTCTGTTATATCCCCGAGCAGCCTCTGTTCGCTGGCCTCTGCGTCTCAGCCGACCTGGACTCCCGGATCTGCATT GTGGGGGAGAACGGAGCAGGCAAGTCCACATTACTGAAGCTACTCATGGGTGACCTCACGCCCGTTAGCGGAACGAGACATGCCCACAG AAACTTGAAGATTGGCTATTTTAGCCAACACCATGTAGATCAGCTAGACCTGAAtgtctgttcagtagagctgcttCTTAGCAAGTTCCCAG GCCGGACGGAGGAGGAGTACAGGCGCCAGCTGGGTAGATATGGCATCAGCGGTGAGCTGGCAATGCGTCCAGTGGCCAGCCTGTCAGGAGGACAGAAGAGCCGCGTGGCTTTTGCTCAGATGACCATGCCTTG CCCTAACTTCTACATCCTCGACGAGCCCACCAATCACCTGGACATGGAAACAATTGAAGCCCTTGCAAAGtcattaaataatttcaaa GGCGGAGTCGTGCTGGTCTCCCACGACGAGCGTCTGATCCGGCTCGTGTGTAAGGAGCTGTGGGTGTGCGAGAGCGGCCGCGTGCACCGCATCGACGGCGGCTTCGACGAGTACAAGAACATCCTGCAGGAGCAGTTCCGCAGAGAGGGCTACCTGTGA